One Terriglobales bacterium DNA segment encodes these proteins:
- a CDS encoding BON domain-containing protein, with amino-acid sequence MRYRLLIAAALLVIILPALAQQRDVSPKAEARITKEVRHEILMLPYFGVFDNIAYKVQGYNVTLYGQVSRPTLKSDAEKVVKGIEGVENVDNQIEVLPTSPNDDRLRRQLFRAIYFYPSLQKYDMGTIKPIRIIVKNGHVSLEGVVDNQADKNTAGIRANGVSGVFSVKNNLVVAPS; translated from the coding sequence ATGCGATACAGACTGCTTATCGCCGCGGCGCTGCTGGTGATTATTCTTCCTGCTCTGGCACAACAACGCGACGTTTCGCCGAAGGCAGAGGCGCGCATTACGAAAGAGGTCCGACACGAGATCCTGATGCTGCCGTATTTCGGTGTCTTCGATAACATCGCTTACAAAGTTCAAGGTTACAACGTGACGCTCTATGGGCAGGTGAGCCGCCCTACGCTCAAAAGCGACGCGGAAAAGGTAGTAAAGGGGATAGAAGGGGTGGAGAACGTTGATAACCAGATTGAGGTTCTGCCCACATCGCCGAACGATGACAGGTTACGCCGCCAGCTGTTTCGCGCTATCTACTTCTACCCGTCCTTGCAGAAATACGATATGGGGACCATCAAGCCCATCCGTATCATCGTCAAGAATGGCCACGTCAGCCTGGAAGGGGTGGTGGACAACCAGGCGGACAAAAACACTGCCGGAATCCGTGCTAACGGCGTTTCCGGGGTTTTCTCCGTCAAGAACAACCTGGTAGTGGCGCCCTCCTAA
- a CDS encoding elongation factor P gives MITASQLRPGMAVRIEGQIYEVLESAAKAGGGQLGGVVKTKLRNLISGRFWDSHFRPEERLEELEVDRQNMEFLYSDDENCIFMHPQSFEQVEVPRRALGEAQSFLQAGTTVPVEFFEGRPIRVVLPEVVEIRIADTADPVHTGQDNTWKEARLENGVQIHVPLFIARGELVRVDVKSGRYLERVRLERKKGA, from the coding sequence ATGATCACGGCATCGCAACTTCGGCCGGGCATGGCAGTGCGCATCGAAGGACAGATCTACGAAGTGCTGGAAAGCGCGGCCAAGGCCGGCGGTGGCCAACTGGGCGGAGTAGTTAAGACGAAGTTGCGCAACCTGATCAGCGGGCGCTTTTGGGATTCTCACTTTCGTCCCGAGGAGCGTTTGGAAGAACTCGAAGTTGATCGCCAGAATATGGAGTTCCTGTACAGCGACGACGAGAACTGCATCTTCATGCATCCCCAATCGTTCGAGCAGGTGGAGGTTCCGCGGCGTGCGCTGGGCGAGGCGCAGAGCTTTCTGCAGGCCGGCACGACCGTCCCTGTGGAGTTCTTCGAGGGACGTCCGATTCGCGTGGTTTTACCCGAGGTGGTGGAAATCCGTATTGCGGATACTGCCGACCCTGTTCACACCGGCCAGGACAATACCTGGAAGGAGGCGAGGCTGGAGAATGGAGTGCAGATTCACGTTCCGCTGTTCATCGCGCGCGGTGAGCTGGTGCGAGTGGATGTGAAGAGCGGGCGATATCTGGAGCGGGTGCGTTTGGAGCGGAAGAAGGGTGCCTGA
- a CDS encoding PilZ domain-containing protein, whose product MATEVVGAHTGFTNTRRWPRYKLNVPLRVIVQTDEKVRIVEGRGTELNEGGMAMFAGVELKDGHVVEVEFTPPYSGPVRVRCEIRDRSGYNYGVEFLRENPDDCMKVEQIRAALQGFGSAIV is encoded by the coding sequence ATGGCAACCGAAGTGGTAGGAGCGCATACGGGTTTTACCAACACACGTCGTTGGCCGCGTTACAAACTCAATGTGCCTTTGCGGGTGATCGTACAGACGGATGAGAAAGTGCGTATCGTTGAGGGACGCGGCACAGAACTGAATGAGGGTGGGATGGCAATGTTTGCCGGTGTCGAACTCAAAGATGGCCATGTGGTGGAGGTAGAGTTCACGCCGCCTTATTCCGGACCGGTCCGTGTACGTTGCGAGATTCGCGACCGCAGTGGCTATAACTACGGCGTGGAGTTTCTGCGGGAAAATCCAGACGATTGCATGAAAGTCGAGCAGATTCGCGCCGCCCTGCAAGGTTTTGGCTCCGCCATCGTGTGA